CAATTCTATTATTCAAATACCCTTTTTAAAAGTAAAATCATATCCCTGTTTTATCCCATGTATACAAAATGATTTATGTATTATTTTCAAATCACACCATAAACTATCCCATAAATCAGGTACATCTGAAGAAACTCAGAATTAAAGGATATTCAATTCCTCGTGACTCTCTTAGTTAAACTCTGTTTAATTAAGATTTCTTATGTTTCATTATCCAAGAGCGCACTTACATACCAAAATCGTATCGTGCTAAAACCAGCGTGTGATAATCCAATAGTCTTATTTTGTATTTTAAGGGGGTATTTAAAGCAAACTCTGTATTTCTTATGTTTTTATACTCAAATTTCAATTTAAGCGTTTAAAAGGCAAATATGAGCTTATAACAGAAAAATATGCCTGCTTGATTTATACATCAAATATACACCGTCAAAAACTTAGGATATTTGCGTAGGATATTTTATATGAGCATAAGGGGAATTTGCAACCTTTCAAAAAAGGTTGGTCTGGCAAAGCCAGACATTTCAAGGGATACAGCGATTTCTAAAGTACAATCATTTTTTGCTTTTGTACCCTAAAAGTACCCTAATGTTTTTTAGCACTTTTCAATAAAAAAAACGCTAGCTTTTTCGCTAACGTTTTAGAATAAAAATCAAAATTTATACTCAAATTTCTTCGTCAATTTCATCAATCATTTGATGATTAATTTTACTTTTTTCTTCTTCGGTCAAATCAAAAATTTCACTCGCTAAGTATTCTTTTTGGTTCCAGTGATAAAAAATTTGATAAATATATTCTGTCGGATCTACTTCTTTAAGATAATCTAAATCTCCATTTTTCAATTTCTTTCTTGCCTCTTTAAACAGTCCAGAATAAACAAGAATTTGTTTCCCTTTGAGTGACTTATAAAATGTATCGAACACTTTTTGATTAATTAAGTAGTCGCTATCTTTACCAGAATACTTCGCCATTTCGTATAATTCTTTGTTGTTGTTCTGTTTGATTCTTTGAACATGTACTTGTGTAATTTCATCGTTCCCCGTTACATCTCGCCATAAATTCAGCCATTCTTTTTGACTAATATAATACCGTTTATCTGTAAAATACGATTTGTTAACAGCAATTAAAACATGGAAATGCGGATTATAATCATCACGCTTTTGATTATAAGTAACCTCTAATTTTCTTACATAACCTTTAGCTATCGTATTTACTTTTTACGCTTAAACATTTTTTGAAAAGCATGATTATAAACTTTTATTTCATCCTCTAAATGCTCAGACGTTACGTTTGGCGTCGTAAGTGTTAAAAAAATAAATTCCTTTTTTTCTTCCTGCTTAATATACTGCATCATCAAAGATAATCCTAATGCATCTTTACGAGCTTTACGCCAAGCACATACAGGACAGAACCGGTTTTTACATGGATTCGCCTTATACAATTTCTTTTTCTCCAAAGTTTGATCCGCAACAAATGATAAAAATGTATTACAGTCCTTTATCAAGAAAAGAAGAAACTCGTTTTTACTCGTTTCAAAAACCAAAACCAAGAAATCAAATTTAACCTTTTTTATCACCTTTTTCTAAACCAAAAATCAATAAAATAATTACAGACAAAAGCATAAAAGGAAAAAATATAGAAGTAGCTAAAAAACCTATAATCATAATTAACCAAAAATAATCAATTTTATAACTTCCAAACTTCATACAAGCCCCCCTTTTTTTAATCAAAATAACATAATTGCTTTATTCCAATTGCTTTATTGACGTTGAGCCTCTGAACCCTTAACAAACCCAAAACTTGTCGAATGGTCGGTTTAATAGCTCACGCTATACCGACATTCGTCTACAAGTTTAGTTAAGGGTTCTTCTCAACATCAATAAATTTTCTCGGCATAAATGCCTGCTCTATTTCTTTTTTCTCAACTTTAAACATATCCATCCTTTTCCAAAGCATTTATAACGTTTATAACTGCTGGAGCTATTATATCTTTGTCATATATCGAAAAAAAATTAGCGTCAGTAATTTCATTGTTAATTTTATAATCAAAAGTTTCACCAGAGAACAGAAAACAATTTAATACCACACTCTCTTTAGTGTTAGGATATGCCGGTCCTTCTATCGATTTCCAAAATGATATTTTACTTTTTTCAATGTTTAAAGAAAGTTCTTCTCTTAATTCTCTTATTAATGTTTCATCAAAATTTTCTTTGTCTTCGATTTTCCCTCCTGGTAGATAATATTTATTATTATCATAAGTTCTCACTAAAAAAATTCTTTTTCCTTCAATGTTTACTAAACATGCACAATTATAAGTCGCCAAGTAAATCCCTCGCTTTGTTGAAATTTTTCATATACTTTTTAACAAACTTTATCATAACTCTTACAAAAATTTTGAGTGCCTTTATTTTTAATTTTAAAGGGCATTTTGAAGAAACACTAAATATTTACGTAGTTGTATATCCAACTTTGCAACAGAACCAGTTAACTGCTTTATCATCACGTTATAAAAATAGAACACATTTAATTCAAGACATTTTACAACGTTATGTTGATATGATTAAAATTTACAATCAAGATTTAAAGTAGTAGCAATAAGAGTTGCTACTACTTTTTTTACTTTATCCCCAAAGCTCATCTAACTGTCGTCTAAATGCTTCTCGTTCCCTTTCAAACTCTGCTTGTTCTTCTGGAGTCATTGGTTTTCTTTGCTTTTGATCTGGATTCTTTAACCATTCTGGCGTAATTTCTTTAGAATTAGTTCGTTTATTACCATATTTAAAGTTTTTAGCTTGTTGTAATGTTCTTACATCATTTTTCAACCATGTCTCCAAAATTGTAATCAAATATTGTTTAGGATTATTTGCTTTAAGCCCCACATACTCAATAGCGTATTCAATTATTTCAAAGTCAAATTGTTCTATAAGATTACGTAGCTTATTTTCAAATACTTTGGTTGATTTTATATTTAATTGATTACAAATATATTTTAGTGTTTTATTACTACTACTACCTTTTTGATATTTTGGGTTGTAGTTGTCTCGTTCTTTCTCAGTATCATTAAATTCAGTATCATTAGGGTTTGATTTCCGAACTTCTAGAGGTTTGATTTTCGAACTTCTTGAAGTTTGATTTTCGAACTTCTTGAAGTTTGATTTTCGAACTTCAGCGTCATTACGGGGTTCGTCTATGTTTTCTTCTTTCTTTTTCATTTCATAAATATCTTCTTTAGTAACTGCAGGATTCTTCAAATATAATTTATTGGGTTTACCTTGCCCACATCTTATTTGTTCTAAAAGATCAGCTTCTGTTAATTCCTTTTTTATTTTTATTAATTTAGCTTTATGACAATTTAATATATTTTTTAGATTTTCATTTGTGAAAATAAAAAATATATCGCCATTTTCATCAAACCAATTATTTCTAATTGATAGTTCTAATCTATCTTTTAGCAAAGCATAAGCGATTTTTGCATCATTACTTAATTGCTTATATTTTTCGTTAGTAAAAAACACCTTTGGTAGTTGGTAAAATTTTTCTCTATATTGTTGTTGGATATTAAATCTATGTTCAGACATAATAAAAACCTCTTTCCATTATTTTTTGGATAGAGGTAATAAACGTAAAACATTTTATAATTTGTGCTTGCACTTGTTGAATATATTATATATAATGAAAGTACAATTATTATTAAATAAACGTTCCAGCGTTTATTACCTTAGAGCGACTACTAGCATAGTCGCTCTTTTCTTGTGTTACAAAAAGTATAACATAACTAAGTGTTAAATAAATAGAGTGATTATAGAAATAATTAAATATAGTTGAAAAGAGTAGTGTATATTTGGTTCTGTTGCAAAGTTAGAAAAAGTATAGCTAATCACCATTTTATCATGTCAGTATTCGTTTAACTGGCTAACATATGACTGATTTCATGGCATGGCGAAAATCCGTAGATCTGAAGAGACCTGCGGTTCTTTTTATATAGACCGTAAATGCATTCAATACCCTTTAAAGTATTTTTTGCCGTATTGATACTTTGATATCTTGTCTTTCTTACTTTAATATGACGGTGATTTTGCTCAATGAGGTTATTCAGATATTTGGATGTACAGTGACAGTTAGGGTTAAGTTTAAACTCCTTAATTACTTTAGCTATTGCGACCTTCGTTGAAGGTGCTTGATCTGTAATTATCATTTGAGGTTTACCAAATTGTTTAATGAGACGTTTGATAAACACATATGCTGCATGATTATCTCGTTGCTTACGCAACCAAATATCTAATGTATGACCCTCTGCATCAATAGCACGATAGAAATAGCTCCATTTTCCTTTTATTTTGATATACGTCTCATCAATACGCCATTTGTAATAGGCTTTTTTATGTTTTTTCTTCCAAATTTGATACAAAATCGGAGCATATTCTTGAACCCAACGGTAGACCGTTGAATGATGAACGTTGACACCACGTTCTCTTAGTATTTCAGATATATCTCGATAACTCAATGCATATCTTAGATAGTAGCCAACGGCTACAGTGATAACTTCCTTGTTAAATTGTTTATATCTGAAATAGTTCATACAGAAGACTCCTTTTTGTTAAAATTATACTATAAATCCAACTTTGCAACAGAACCAAAGATATTATAGGCGCACTAAAAACCCTTTACAAACACTTGACGATATTTCCATCAAGTGTTTGTAAAGGGTTTTTAAAATTCTTAAAATCGCCGTTATAACAACATTTATGATAAAATTGATTTATAAAGGGTTGATAAAGGGTTGATAATATGAAGAGTGTCAAAGAACTCAGTGAAAAATTAGAAGTTAGTAAACAAACTGTATTTAATAATATAAAAAGACTGAATATAGAAACAATAAAAAAGGATAATACTTCATTCATAAAAAATGATGTTGATGTAGAAAAGATTATTCAAAGAGTAACCAAAAACAAAAAAAAATATGGGTTTGAAAGTACTAATACAAACTCAGAAAAAGTTAAAACGAGTAATCAAAAAAATGAATCTAAACATAATGTTCAAATAATTGAACTGCTTGAAAAGCAAATAGACACTTTAAATAAACAACTTGAAAAACAAGAAAAGCGTCATGAAGTGACAATAGAATTTTATAGGAAAGAATTGCAAGAAAGGTCAAAATTACTTGAAAACCAACAAGTATTAACATTAGAAAGTAACAAAAAAATACAAAGGTTGGAGTCTGAGTTAGAAGAAGAAAAACAACTTAATTATTCTTTTGATACGTCTGCTAATGAGAGACAAAATGTTAATGTACAAGAAGCAACATTTACTAGAGAGTCTAAAGATACTGATCAACAAAAAGAATGGGAACAACCTACAGAGGCGCAGCGTAAAGATATACCTGAAGAGAAAGAGGAGGAAATTATTAACGAAGAACCATCCACAATAGACGATAAACAATTCGAAGAAATAGATAGTGAATACGAAGAAAGAGAAGAAAAACCACCTAAAAAAGGTTTCTGGAGCCGATTGTTTGGTAATTAACACAGTAAATATCCTTACAATCTTATAAACTTGTAAGGATATTATTTTTATTATTGGCACTTCTGATAATCATAATTTATGTTTACTTTTCGGAAAATAATTTTTGAATAGATATTATAAATATAAAAATTACGTATTTATAATATTTTATTTTCTTTCTTATATTCAAATAGAGCTATAGTGATTAATTTTTGCTATACTAGTTTAGAAAAATTACGAAAGGAGTGTTTAGCATGACAAAGTCATTTACAAAAACACTACCACTTAAACCTTTTACAAAGTGGACAGGGGGGAAACGTCAATTATTACCGGAATTGAACCGCCTAATCCCTCAAAATTTTAACGAATATTATGAACCATTTGTTGGTGGAGGGGCATTATTATTTGATTTAAGACCTACCGTTGCTTTTATAAATGATGCTAACGAAGATTTAATTAATGCCTACAGAGTTATTAGAGATAATGTTGAAGAATTGATCGACCTACTTGAAGTGCACAAAATTAATAATACAAAAGAGTACTATTACAAAATTAGAAATTTAGATAGAAGTGATAATTTTAACAAGATGAGCGCAGTAGAAAAAGCGGCTAGAATATTATATATGTTGCGCGTGAATTTCAATGGTTTGTACAGAGTAAACTCTAAAGGACAATTTAATACACCTTATGGTCGTTATAGTAATCCTAAAATAGTTGACAGAGAAAATTTATTAAATATAAGTGAATACCTTAAACAAGATATAAAAATCATGAATGGTGATTTTTATAATTGCGTTCAAAACGCAAAAGCAAATGACTTTGTTTATTTTGATCCACCGTATATACCTATCTCTACATCTTCAAATTTTACAAGCTATACTGCTAACAAATTTGATTTAAAGGAACAAGAACGTTTAAGAGATACATTTATTGAATTAGATAATAAAGGTGTTTATGTAATGCTATCAAATTCTAATGCAGATATTATTTATGAATTATATAAAGACTATAGAGATAATATAAAAACTGTTGATGCAAATAGAATGATTAACTCTAACAGCAAAGGTAGAGGGAAAATTAAAGAAGTTATTATTACAAATTATTGATTATAGGAGTGTATACAAGTGAAATATACTGTATTTCAATATCTAAACTTAAAACCGCAAGAAAAAACCGATTATTTCATGCAAACTAGATCACAATTAAGTTTTCTACCAAATTATTGGATTAATTTTGAAAATGTAAAGCGAAATATAGATAGTTATGATACACCAGATTTATATACACTTGATTTTTTAATCGGTAAAAATCATCATCAAATAGAAAACTTTTTTAAAGAAAGAGCGTCTTTAATTAAGTTAGTTCCTAAGCTATTAGGTATTAGAGAAAACAAACTTACAAAAGGTAAGTTAGAAGTCCAAGATGTGGATGGTACATACACTTTAGATTTCCATAACATTGAGATGAAGAACATTGAACAATACCTTAAATTCATTCATGAAAGTGGATTGACATCATGCTTACAGAAAGGATTGCGAAAGTCAGTTCACGATTACGCAGTTGGTGTAGAAGCAGGTATGGACTCAAACGGAAGGAAAAATCGTAGTGGCGATATGGGTGAAATGTATTTGGAGAAAGTATTAAATTCAATTGCTGAAGATAGAAATTGGATAGCTCATGGACAAACAACTGCTAAATTAGTAAAAGAATGGCATAATATTGATTTGGAAGAAACATTTGCTAATAGACGATTTGATGGTTCTTTATTCAATCCGCA
Above is a genomic segment from Staphylococcus sp. IVB6181 containing:
- a CDS encoding replication initiator protein A produces the protein MSEHRFNIQQQYREKFYQLPKVFFTNEKYKQLSNDAKIAYALLKDRLELSIRNNWFDENGDIFFIFTNENLKNILNCHKAKLIKIKKELTEADLLEQIRCGQGKPNKLYLKNPAVTKEDIYEMKKKEENIDEPRNDAEVRKSNFKKFENQTSRSSKIKPLEVRKSNPNDTEFNDTEKERDNYNPKYQKGSSSNKTLKYICNQLNIKSTKVFENKLRNLIEQFDFEIIEYAIEYVGLKANNPKQYLITILETWLKNDVRTLQQAKNFKYGNKRTNSKEITPEWLKNPDQKQRKPMTPEEQAEFEREREAFRRQLDELWG
- a CDS encoding NUDIX domain-containing protein, giving the protein MATYNCACLVNIEGKRIFLVRTYDNNKYYLPGGKIEDKENFDETLIRELREELSLNIEKSKISFWKSIEGPAYPNTKESVVLNCFLFSGETFDYKINNEITDANFFSIYDKDIIAPAVINVINALEKDGYV
- a CDS encoding DNA adenine methylase, whose amino-acid sequence is MTKSFTKTLPLKPFTKWTGGKRQLLPELNRLIPQNFNEYYEPFVGGGALLFDLRPTVAFINDANEDLINAYRVIRDNVEELIDLLEVHKINNTKEYYYKIRNLDRSDNFNKMSAVEKAARILYMLRVNFNGLYRVNSKGQFNTPYGRYSNPKIVDRENLLNISEYLKQDIKIMNGDFYNCVQNAKANDFVYFDPPYIPISTSSNFTSYTANKFDLKEQERLRDTFIELDNKGVYVMLSNSNADIIYELYKDYRDNIKTVDANRMINSNSKGRGKIKEVIITNY
- a CDS encoding IS6 family transposase, whose protein sequence is MNYFRYKQFNKEVITVAVGYYLRYALSYRDISEILRERGVNVHHSTVYRWVQEYAPILYQIWKKKHKKAYYKWRIDETYIKIKGKWSYFYRAIDAEGHTLDIWLRKQRDNHAAYVFIKRLIKQFGKPQMIITDQAPSTKVAIAKVIKEFKLNPNCHCTSKYLNNLIEQNHRHIKVRKTRYQSINTAKNTLKGIECIYGLYKKNRRSLQIYGFSPCHEISHMLAS
- a CDS encoding DUF536 domain-containing protein, which translates into the protein MKSVKELSEKLEVSKQTVFNNIKRLNIETIKKDNTSFIKNDVDVEKIIQRVTKNKKKYGFESTNTNSEKVKTSNQKNESKHNVQIIELLEKQIDTLNKQLEKQEKRHEVTIEFYRKELQERSKLLENQQVLTLESNKKIQRLESELEEEKQLNYSFDTSANERQNVNVQEATFTRESKDTDQQKEWEQPTEAQRKDIPEEKEEEIINEEPSTIDDKQFEEIDSEYEEREEKPPKKGFWSRLFGN
- a CDS encoding type II restriction endonuclease; the protein is MQVKYTVFQYLNLKPQEKTDYFMQTRSQLSFLPNYWINFENVKRNIDSYDTPDLYTLDFLIGKNHHQIENFFKERASLIKLVPKLLGIRENKLTKGKLEVQDVDGTYTLDFHNIEMKNIEQYLKFIHESGLTSCLQKGLRKSVHDYAVGVEAGMDSNGRKNRSGDMGEMYLEKVLNSIAEDRNWIAHGQTTAKLVKEWHNIDLEETFANRRFDGSLFNPQREKLYLFEVNNFNSGGSKSKASATEFKDLHDRFSRTNHEFIYITDGKGWDSDKSHLIEAMEYIGKVFNYQMVEDGYLKDFLE